TTCAAGGTCGCTAGCTCTTGATCCACGATCGCATCCAACGCCCCATTTTCCAACTTCTGGAAGCGTTCTTCCAAGGAATCCTGATGTAATTCCACCAGGGCAGCGGTTTGAGCCTCCACATCCTGGATCCGGTCTTCCATTTGTTCAAAGGCTCCCCCATAGCCCGTTTGGTGCAACCGCCCCAACATCTCCGTCATGCGTTGGGTGGCTTCCGCCGATCGCGCCCGCACCACATATAAATCCTTTTTAACCCGTGCATCCGTTAGCTTTAAGTCCAAGGTTTTGAGATCCTCCTTGAGGCGATGGACCAAGGTGCCTTGGGTCAGCAACTGGGCCTCCAGCGATCGCACCATCATTAAAAGGGATTGGCGCTGCACCAGGGCATCCCGTGCCTGTCCGTCTTGGCCCTGCTGCAAGGCTACTTCAGCCCGTTTATGCCAGTCCGCCGCCCGATCGTGGGCCTGCTGACATTGGCGCTCGGTACGCCGATGGGTTGCAATGGCCTGGGCCACCGCCTGCCGCATTTGGATCATTTGATCCTGCATCTCTTGGATAACCTGCTCCAGAATCTTCTCTGGATCGTCCGCCTGATTCAGCCAGCGATTGAAGGTCATCCGAACCGATCGCAGGGTCTCATCTAGCATTCCCATGGCATTCCCGTTCTGGTAATCGGCGTGGCAATGGGGTCATTGGCCTTGCGATCGTCCCCTGGCCGATCGGCCCCGCACCCCGTCTCCCCATTGTATCGACTTCATCGGAAACCTTAACCCCAGAACCCACCAAAGTGGGGGTCCTCCCTGTTTCCTCAGCCCCGGCCACAAAAAAAGGCATTCTTTCCCAGATGGCCTGAAAGAATGCCG
Above is a window of Prochlorothrix hollandica PCC 9006 = CALU 1027 DNA encoding:
- a CDS encoding PspA/IM30 family protein, which produces MGMLDETLRSVRMTFNRWLNQADDPEKILEQVIQEMQDQMIQMRQAVAQAIATHRRTERQCQQAHDRAADWHKRAEVALQQGQDGQARDALVQRQSLLMMVRSLEAQLLTQGTLVHRLKEDLKTLDLKLTDARVKKDLYVVRARSAEATQRMTEMLGRLHQTGYGGAFEQMEDRIQDVEAQTAALVELHQDSLEERFQKLENGALDAIVDQELATLKRQVLPADTPWGYEEA